The nucleotide window ATCGCCCCCCGTCCGCCTCCGCGAGGTCACGGGCGACGGCGAGCCCGATGCCCGTCGAGTTGCGTCCGCTGATCGCCCGCTCGAAGATCCGCGCCCCGAGGTCGGCCGGGACACCGGGCCCCTCGTCCGTGACTTCGATCACTGCCTGGTTCCCGGTCACGCGTGTACGCAACGCCACCGTGCCGCCGCCGTGCATCAGCGAGTTCTCGATCAGCGCGGCCAGCACCTGCGCGACCGCGCCCGGCGTACCCACGGCCTGCAGATGCCGCTTTCCCGAGCTGACGATGGCGCGGCCGGCGCTGCGGTAGGCCGGGCGCCACTCCTCCAGCTGCTGTTTGATGACCTCGTCGAGCTCGAACGCGACGGCCGAGCCGTTGCGCGGGTCGCGCGAGTTGGTGAGCAGCCGCTCCACGACGTCCGTCAGCCGCTCGACCTGAGTGAGCGCGATGACCGCCTCCTCCTTCACCGTGGCCGGATCGTCGGTGAGGGTGATCTCCTCCAGCCGCATGGAGAGGGCCGTCAGCGGGGTGCGCAGCTGGTGGGAGGCGTCCGCCGCGAGGCGCCGCTCGGCGGTCAGCATGCGGCCGATGCGCTCGGCGGAGGAGTCCAGCACATCCGCGACCCGGTCCAGCTCCGGGACGCCGTACCGCTTGTGGCGGGGGCGCGGGTCGCCGGAGCCGAGGCGTTCGGCGGTCTCGGCGAGGTCGGTGAGGGGGGAGGCGAGGCGGTTGGCCTGGCGTACGGCGAGGAGGACGGCCGCGATGACGGCGAGCAGGGCGACCGCCGCGATGATCATCAACGTACGGCCGACTTCCTCGCTCACGGTCGAGCGGGACTCCTCGACGACGACCGTCTCGCCCTTCTCGCCGGTGGCCGTGTGGCGGATGACCTCGCCGGTCGGCTTCTCGCCGATCTCGATCGGGGCTCGGCCGGGGATCACGATGTGGGCGTAGCGCGCGTCGCCGACCTGGTCCTCGAGGACGGAGGCCGTGACCTGCTCGTCGCCGAGGATGCGGCTGTCCACGATGCTCGCCAGCTGTACGGCCTCGGAATCGACGCGTTCCTGGGCGCTGTTGCTGATCGTGCGGGTCTCGACGATGACGAGGGAGACCCCGAAGACGGCGATGACGACGAGCACCACGGCGAGGGTGGACTGGATGAGACGGCGACGCACGGGGCCCTCCGGGAGGGACGGGTGTTGACTTGGTCCAGTGTGCCCCTGTTCGTTTCGGCACCCGGCGCCGGGGCGGGGCGCCCCGCGAAGGGCGCGGGGAACTGCGCGACCAGCCACGACGAAGCCGCAGTGGCCGGACGGCAGACGCCCCGAGCCATTGGGCACCGGATGACGGGCGCCCCCGAGCCATTGGGCACCGGGCGCCGGGGCTGGGCGCCGGACCGGGCGGGGGTGGGTCGCGCGACCCGGCGCCTACGGGGTGCCGTTGCGCCCACCCTCCCCCACTCTCGGCTTCGCTCGAGCGGGAGGTACCGCCACCGCCCCAGCGGCGCGATTGCCCGCAGCCCGGGGCGCCTCAGTTCTTCTCGAAGCGGAAGCCCACTCCTCGCACCGTCGCGATGTACCGCGGGTTCGCCGCGTCGTCGCCGAGCTTCTTGCGGAGCCAGGAGATGTGCATGTCCAGGGTCTTGGTGGAGGACCACCACGTCGTGTCCCAGACCTCGCGCATCAGCTGGTCGCGGGTGACGACCCGGCCGGCGTCGCGCACCAGCACCCGCAGCAGGTCGAACTCCTTGGCCGTGAGCTGGAGTTCCTCCTCGCCCATCCACGCGCGGTGGGACTCGACGTCGATGCGCACGCCGTGCGTGGCGGGCGGCTGCTGGGGCTCGGTGGCGCCGCGCCGCAGCAGGGCCCGGACGCGGGCCAGCAGTTCGGCGAGCCGGAACGGCTTGGTGACGTAGTCGTCGGCGCCCGCGTCGAGGCCGACGACGGTGTCCACCTCGTCGGCGCGCGCGGTCAGGATGAGGATCGGCACGGTGTGCCCCTCGGCGCGCAGCCGGCGGGCCACCTCCAGGCCGTCCATGCCGGGCAACCCCAGGTCCAGGACGACCAGGTCGACGCCACCCTGCATTCCGGCGTCCAGCGCGGTGGGGCCGTCCTCACGGACCTCCACCTCGTACCCCTCCCGGCGCAGTGCGCGGGCCAGCGGCTCCGAGATGGACGCGTCGTCCTCGGCGAGCAGTACACGGGTCATGCAGTGATGGTAGTCCGCCGGGAACCGCTGCTGGAGGGTGATCCGTAAGCGCATTCACACCTTCGTCATGCGGTTTTCTCACCTTCACCGCTCATGATCCAATCTGCGGGCGGTCCGGCCCGGGCCCGACGGGGGTCCGCGACGATCACTCCCTGTGACCGGGCGGCCGAATTCCCTGAGGGCCTTCGAATGCCTGCTCGGAGCCCCTTCTTACCTGTGATCCGCCTCTCAAGACCTTCCATTTCCTTCAGTGTCCTGACGTATGGTGACTGGACGCCTGTAGCTGTATGTGGGGACCTTTGGCAGGACATCTGCGCTGAAGGTCTCTTTTGTGCCCGGGCTGGGCCCGAGGAGTTCTCTCCGGCCCGAAAAGCGATGCGACCTGCAAGGAACCACCATGGCGTCCAGCCTGACGAAGGACTCGGCCGGCCGGGGAACCCCCGGCCCCCAGTGGACCTTCTTCGGCCACCCCAGCGGTCTGGCCACCCTCTTCCTGACCGAGATGTGGGAGCGATTCTCCTACTACGGCATGAAAGCCCTGCTCACCGTCTATCTGCTCTCCGGCGGCCCCGACGCCGGCAAGGGCGGCCAAGGCGGCGGTCTGGCCATGGACCTGGCCACCACGACCACGATCGTCGCCGTCTACTCGGCGATGGTGTACCTGCTCGCGATGCCCGGCGGCTGGCTCGGCGACCGCGTCTGGGGTCCCCGCAAGACAGTCACGATCGCCGCGGTCACGATCATGTCCGGGCACCTCGTACTGGCACTGCCAGGCGGCCAGGCCCCGTTCTTCGCGGGCCTCGCGCTGGTCGCGGCCGGCTCCGGTCTGCTGAAGGCCAACATCTCCACCATGGTGGGCCACCTGTACGACGGCCCCCAGGACCCGCGGCGCGACGGCGGCTTCACGATCTTCTACATGGGCATCAACGCGGGTGCCTTCTTCGCCCCGTTGCTCATCGGCACCGTCGGCCAGGAGGTCGACTGGCACCTCGGCTTCGGTCTGGCCGCCGTCGGCATGGCCCTCGGGCTCGCCGTGTTCCTCCTCGGCACCCACACGCTGAACCCGCGCAGCAGCGTCGTCCCCAAGCCGCTGGCCGCCGAGGAGCGCGCCTCCTGGCTGCGCAAGGGCCTGCTCTGGCTGTCCGTCGCGGTCGTCTTCTACGGCGTCGTGGGCCTCACCGGCCACTTCACCCTGAACTGGGCGATGATCCCGCTGACCGTCATCGGTCTGGTCGTCCCGGCCGGTGTGCTGCTGCGCATCAAGCGCGACAAGGAACTCGACGCCGCCGAGCAGTCGAAGATGACCGGCTACATCTGGTTCTTCGTCGCCGCCGCCGTGTTCTGGATGATCTACGACCAGGGCGCGTCAACGGTCCAGGCGTTCGGCTCGGACGGTGAGAAGGTCGCGGGCTCGCTGCTCGGCTTCGAGTTCCCGACCTCCTGGTACCAGTCGCTGAACC belongs to Streptomyces graminofaciens and includes:
- a CDS encoding ATP-binding protein; the encoded protein is MRRRLIQSTLAVVLVVIAVFGVSLVIVETRTISNSAQERVDSEAVQLASIVDSRILGDEQVTASVLEDQVGDARYAHIVIPGRAPIEIGEKPTGEVIRHTATGEKGETVVVEESRSTVSEEVGRTLMIIAAVALLAVIAAVLLAVRQANRLASPLTDLAETAERLGSGDPRPRHKRYGVPELDRVADVLDSSAERIGRMLTAERRLAADASHQLRTPLTALSMRLEEITLTDDPATVKEEAVIALTQVERLTDVVERLLTNSRDPRNGSAVAFELDEVIKQQLEEWRPAYRSAGRAIVSSGKRHLQAVGTPGAVAQVLAALIENSLMHGGGTVALRTRVTGNQAVIEVTDEGPGVPADLGARIFERAISGRNSTGIGLAVARDLAEADGGRLEMLQAQPPVFGMFLSRTPVKQPPPEDRPVR
- a CDS encoding response regulator transcription factor encodes the protein MTRVLLAEDDASISEPLARALRREGYEVEVREDGPTALDAGMQGGVDLVVLDLGLPGMDGLEVARRLRAEGHTVPILILTARADEVDTVVGLDAGADDYVTKPFRLAELLARVRALLRRGATEPQQPPATHGVRIDVESHRAWMGEEELQLTAKEFDLLRVLVRDAGRVVTRDQLMREVWDTTWWSSTKTLDMHISWLRKKLGDDAANPRYIATVRGVGFRFEKN
- a CDS encoding peptide MFS transporter, which translates into the protein MASSLTKDSAGRGTPGPQWTFFGHPSGLATLFLTEMWERFSYYGMKALLTVYLLSGGPDAGKGGQGGGLAMDLATTTTIVAVYSAMVYLLAMPGGWLGDRVWGPRKTVTIAAVTIMSGHLVLALPGGQAPFFAGLALVAAGSGLLKANISTMVGHLYDGPQDPRRDGGFTIFYMGINAGAFFAPLLIGTVGQEVDWHLGFGLAAVGMALGLAVFLLGTHTLNPRSSVVPKPLAAEERASWLRKGLLWLSVAVVFYGVVGLTGHFTLNWAMIPLTVIGLVVPAGVLLRIKRDKELDAAEQSKMTGYIWFFVAAAVFWMIYDQGASTVQAFGSDGEKVAGSLLGFEFPTSWYQSLNPLFIMALAPVFAWLWLWLNRRGKEPSTVVKFAMALMLIGVSFFFFLIPLAMAADGTLTSPMWLVGIYFIQTVGELCLSPVGLSVTTKMAPAKYASQMMGVWFLAVTAGDSVTGLLSNPAVGGFDLSGTGMVAVEAALAVLAGLAIYLYRRKVRALTGDVH